In the Kitasatospora terrestris genome, one interval contains:
- a CDS encoding SigE family RNA polymerase sigma factor, which translates to MGDERQAQNLREFEEFAHSRGTALFRTALLLCGDWHLAEDLTQATLAKVYASWTRVRSADSPEAYARRILLRGHLSHRRLRRSAERPALEQLPEQVSTEQDPALRLTLLQALGGLSPRDRAVLVLRYWEDRSVEETAAELGLTTGVVRTRSLRALTRLRALLGDQLAGLAA; encoded by the coding sequence ATGGGGGACGAACGGCAGGCTCAGAACCTGCGGGAGTTCGAGGAGTTCGCGCACAGCAGGGGCACCGCGCTGTTCCGCACCGCACTCCTGCTGTGCGGCGACTGGCATCTGGCCGAAGACCTCACCCAGGCGACCCTCGCCAAGGTCTACGCCTCCTGGACCCGGGTACGGAGCGCCGACAGCCCGGAGGCCTACGCCCGCCGGATCCTGCTGCGCGGCCACCTCTCGCACCGCCGGCTGCGGCGCTCCGCCGAGCGGCCCGCCCTGGAACAGCTGCCGGAACAGGTCTCCACCGAGCAGGACCCCGCCCTGCGGTTGACCCTGCTGCAGGCGCTCGGCGGGCTGTCGCCCCGCGACCGGGCCGTGCTGGTGCTGCGCTACTGGGAGGACCGCAGCGTCGAGGAGACCGCCGCCGAGCTCGGCCTCACCACCGGCGTGGTGCGCACCCGCAGCCTCCGCGCCCTGACCCGGCTGCGCGCCCTGCTCGGCGACCAGCTGGCGGGGCTGGCCGCGTAA
- the argF gene encoding ornithine carbamoyltransferase, whose translation MAFNLRNRHFLKELDFTPQEFRHLVELSAQLKAAKYAGTEQPRLRGKNIALIFAKTSTRTRCAFEVAAHDQGATTTYLDPAGSQMGHKESIKDTARVLGRMFDGIQYRGDGQEIVEELAQHAGVPVWNGLTDEWHPTQMLADVLTIQEHSAKPLAETTLVYLGDARSNMGNSLLVTGALLGMDIRIVAPAELWPAEDVQKAARELAAASGARVTLTEDIASGVAGADFLYTDVWVSMGEPKEVWAERIALLKPYQVSMDTVRATGNPAVKFLHCLPAYHDLGTEIGRQMFELTGMSELECTDELFESAHSVVFDQAENRLHTIKAVLVATLGS comes from the coding sequence ATGGCGTTCAACCTCCGGAACAGGCACTTCCTCAAGGAGCTCGATTTCACTCCTCAGGAGTTCCGCCACCTGGTCGAGCTCTCCGCCCAGCTCAAGGCCGCGAAGTATGCGGGCACCGAGCAGCCGCGCCTGCGCGGCAAGAACATCGCGCTGATCTTCGCCAAGACCTCGACGCGCACCCGCTGCGCGTTCGAGGTCGCGGCGCACGACCAGGGCGCCACCACCACCTACCTCGACCCGGCGGGCTCGCAGATGGGCCACAAGGAGTCGATCAAGGACACCGCGCGGGTGCTCGGGCGGATGTTCGACGGCATCCAGTACCGGGGCGACGGCCAGGAGATCGTGGAGGAGCTGGCGCAGCACGCGGGCGTGCCGGTGTGGAACGGCCTGACCGACGAGTGGCACCCCACCCAGATGCTGGCCGACGTCCTGACCATCCAGGAGCACTCCGCCAAGCCGCTGGCCGAGACCACCCTGGTCTACCTCGGTGACGCCCGCTCCAACATGGGCAACTCGCTGCTGGTCACCGGCGCCCTGCTCGGCATGGACATCCGGATCGTCGCGCCGGCCGAGCTGTGGCCCGCCGAGGACGTCCAGAAGGCCGCCCGCGAGCTGGCCGCCGCCAGCGGCGCCCGGGTGACGCTCACCGAGGACATCGCGTCCGGTGTCGCCGGGGCCGACTTCCTCTACACCGACGTCTGGGTCTCGATGGGCGAGCCCAAGGAGGTCTGGGCCGAGCGGATCGCCCTGCTCAAGCCTTACCAGGTCTCGATGGACACGGTCCGCGCCACCGGCAACCCGGCGGTCAAGTTCCTGCACTGCCTCCCGGCGTACCACGACCTCGGGACGGAGATCGGGCGGCAGATGTTCGAGCTGACCGGCATGTCCGAGCTGGAGTGCACCGACGAGCTGTTCGAGTCGGCGCACTCGGTCGTCTTCGACCAGGCCGAGAACCGCCTGCACACCATCAAGGCGGTGCTGGTCGCGACCCTCGGCTCCTGA
- a CDS encoding type II toxin-antitoxin system VapC family toxin gives MIVVDASALVLALSDEGERGAAARAELAADRDWAAPEHVVIEVMQSLRGLYLAKELTAARVAELVAELPGLTIRKIEVAPLLGRIWELKDNLTPDDAAYVAVAESLGAPLITADLRLMRASGPRCEIRGITRASG, from the coding sequence GTGATCGTCGTCGATGCATCCGCGCTGGTCCTGGCCCTCTCCGACGAGGGCGAGCGGGGCGCGGCGGCCCGTGCCGAGCTGGCGGCCGACCGGGACTGGGCCGCTCCGGAGCACGTGGTGATCGAGGTGATGCAGTCGCTGCGCGGGCTGTACCTGGCCAAGGAGCTGACGGCGGCCCGGGTGGCCGAGCTCGTGGCGGAGCTCCCGGGCCTGACGATCCGCAAGATCGAGGTCGCACCGCTGCTCGGCCGGATCTGGGAGCTCAAGGACAACCTGACCCCCGACGACGCGGCGTACGTCGCGGTCGCGGAGTCGCTGGGCGCCCCGCTGATCACCGCCGACCTGCGGCTGATGCGGGCCAGCGGGCCCCGCTGCGAGATCCGCGGCATCACCCGGGCGTCCGGCTGA
- a CDS encoding nucleotide pyrophosphohydrolase yields MTEDHSSAGAAGPTLEGLRLRLGEFAAARNWQPFHTPKNLAAALSVEAGELLEIFQWLTPEQATAVMDDPDRAHRVRDEVADVLAYLLQFCSVLDVDPLAALAAKIERNEVRFPVE; encoded by the coding sequence ATGACCGAGGATCACTCTTCCGCCGGAGCGGCCGGACCGACGCTGGAGGGGCTGCGGCTGCGGCTCGGCGAGTTCGCGGCGGCCCGGAACTGGCAGCCCTTCCACACCCCGAAGAACCTGGCGGCGGCGCTCAGCGTGGAGGCCGGCGAACTGCTGGAGATCTTCCAGTGGCTGACGCCCGAGCAGGCCACCGCGGTGATGGACGACCCCGACCGGGCGCACCGGGTCCGGGACGAGGTGGCGGACGTCCTGGCGTACCTGCTGCAGTTCTGCTCGGTGCTGGACGTGGACCCGCTGGCGGCGCTGGCGGCCAAGATCGAACGCAACGAGGTGCGGTTCCCGGTGGAGTGA
- a CDS encoding superoxide dismutase family protein yields the protein MPVPSAAFLLPLALAPVLAPTTVVDAHFDRADGFVPARAITHAPDLVPYGAPVRVTVTRAPGGTTVALEVSGLAPDHEFPAHVHTGHCGADPAASGPHYQHTADPVQPSTDPAYANAGNELRLTLRTDAEGAGRAESTVGWRFRPDGAHSLVLHAGSPAGPHRAGDRAACVDVDF from the coding sequence ATGCCCGTACCGTCCGCCGCGTTCCTGCTCCCCCTCGCGCTGGCGCCGGTCCTGGCGCCGACCACCGTGGTGGACGCCCACTTCGACCGGGCGGACGGCTTCGTCCCGGCCCGGGCGATCACCCACGCGCCGGACCTGGTCCCGTACGGGGCGCCGGTCCGGGTGACGGTGACCCGGGCGCCGGGCGGGACGACCGTCGCGCTGGAGGTCTCCGGGCTGGCGCCGGACCACGAGTTCCCGGCGCACGTGCACACCGGGCACTGCGGCGCCGACCCGGCCGCCTCCGGACCGCACTACCAGCACACCGCCGACCCGGTGCAGCCCTCCACCGACCCGGCGTACGCCAACGCCGGCAACGAGCTGCGGCTCACCCTGCGCACCGACGCCGAGGGCGCCGGCCGTGCCGAGTCCACGGTCGGCTGGCGGTTCCGGCCGGACGGGGCGCACTCCCTGGTGCTGCACGCGGGCAGCCCGGCCGGCCCGCACCGGGCGGGCGACCGGGCCGCCTGCGTCGACGTGGACTTCTGA
- a CDS encoding ATP-binding protein, whose product MTSEAAPAAPERTHPDRTRHDRPDLGGPDLGGVGPGGVGPGGVGLGGVGTYAAGREGGGTDRAVPERPIQRPTVEELRLTSFKSYRRTTLPLSPLTVLHGPSGAGKSNALDALSVLSRLAIGEEIQPSLDGVGGLSGPLAAPVRGGLAGCVPHGRNAIILGCTVRSAAGPIRLEVVVRTDGRVRIAREWLALDGETLMETGEQDVTRGRVNVTWRNDSRQGDIRAPLPSATLITAQLPLRVAGSSPGERRVLAAAEQLLTALREVFPLHPVPAAMRGWARPDPQARLLGTAANISAVLARLKSECNRRYARLLRAVQAAAPHPLLGLDVARRGTGGQERLLAVFDEGVLGRTGADQASDGMLRLLAFAAVLLTGAGVLDVDPAAEVPSAHRQLTVLAEDLGAGLSLEQTASLLRVAREVCAKEDVRLLGALQDPAAALDLPEVRLIECRRDPASGHSVLLRPEENRVPVQAGAHGCGRPGE is encoded by the coding sequence GTGACCAGCGAAGCAGCGCCTGCGGCGCCCGAGCGTACCCACCCCGACCGCACCCGTCACGACCGTCCTGACCTCGGCGGTCCTGACCTGGGCGGTGTCGGCCCGGGTGGTGTCGGCCCGGGTGGTGTCGGCCTGGGTGGTGTCGGCACGTACGCCGCCGGTCGGGAGGGCGGCGGGACGGACCGCGCGGTGCCGGAACGCCCCATCCAGCGGCCGACCGTGGAGGAGCTCCGGCTCACCTCGTTCAAGTCGTACCGCCGCACCACGCTGCCGCTGTCACCGCTCACCGTGCTCCACGGCCCCTCGGGCGCCGGCAAGTCCAACGCGCTGGACGCGCTGAGCGTCCTCTCCCGGCTCGCCATCGGCGAGGAGATCCAGCCATCGCTGGACGGCGTCGGCGGACTGTCCGGGCCCCTCGCCGCGCCGGTCCGGGGCGGACTGGCGGGCTGCGTGCCGCACGGCCGCAACGCGATCATCCTGGGCTGCACGGTGCGCTCCGCGGCCGGGCCGATCCGGCTGGAGGTGGTGGTCCGCACCGACGGGCGGGTCCGGATCGCCCGCGAGTGGCTGGCCCTCGACGGCGAGACCCTGATGGAGACCGGCGAACAGGACGTCACCCGCGGCCGGGTCAACGTCACCTGGCGCAACGACAGCCGGCAGGGTGACATCCGCGCCCCGCTGCCCAGCGCCACCCTGATCACCGCTCAGCTGCCGCTTCGGGTGGCCGGCTCCTCGCCCGGTGAGCGCCGGGTGCTGGCCGCCGCCGAGCAGCTGCTCACCGCGCTGCGCGAGGTCTTCCCGCTGCACCCCGTCCCGGCGGCGATGCGCGGCTGGGCGCGCCCCGACCCGCAGGCACGGCTGCTGGGCACCGCCGCCAACATCTCGGCCGTGCTCGCCAGGCTCAAGTCGGAGTGCAACCGCCGCTACGCCCGGCTGCTGCGCGCCGTCCAGGCGGCGGCGCCGCACCCGCTGCTCGGCCTGGACGTGGCCCGGCGCGGCACCGGCGGCCAGGAACGGCTGCTGGCCGTCTTCGACGAGGGCGTGCTCGGCCGCACCGGAGCCGACCAGGCGTCCGACGGGATGCTGCGGCTGCTCGCGTTCGCCGCGGTGCTGCTCACCGGCGCCGGGGTGCTGGACGTCGACCCGGCGGCCGAGGTGCCGAGCGCCCACCGGCAGCTGACCGTACTGGCCGAGGACCTCGGTGCCGGGCTGTCGCTGGAGCAGACCGCCTCGCTGCTGAGGGTGGCCCGGGAGGTGTGCGCCAAGGAGGACGTCCGGCTGCTCGGGGCGCTCCAGGACCCCGCGGCCGCGCTCGACCTGCCCGAGGTGCGGCTGATCGAGTGCCGGCGCGACCCGGCCAGCGGACACAGCGTGCTGCTCCGGCCCGAGGAGAACCGGGTTCCGGTGCAGGCCGGGGCGCACGGATGCGGTAGACCAGGGGAATGA
- a CDS encoding DUF6099 family protein: MDALRLIKTARHALAEARSVPDTLHEAWQTGLLTEALGARIAEREGDGEEYGTLGQLLCDAGGHAASCLDQPPEADPDGLGGDWSGGGRVERLGELGELEPVLAELAVLLNEASETLVVLACGADTESLYWCCIDGVDATAECKDLVAELLRAVRREAGVEPPDEDAGADGRAAGQSGEPSADAEGRGGAGCCGGGGGGGGGGGDGDAGCGGCCGAGGAGSAGGGGAARRAERATLVVPLGPPVGGAGDRAPDRVPAQAREECSPDPLRSPVRAAEERRSESSPARSVLIEASSSCICSSRLVGGVGAPAGVPAGVPAVVGGSVQGSDIRGPFSSVVRREATGVGAAGPTRSRADRSPGTTR, from the coding sequence ATGGACGCGCTGCGACTGATCAAGACCGCCCGGCACGCGCTGGCCGAGGCCCGGTCGGTGCCGGACACGCTGCACGAGGCGTGGCAGACCGGCCTGCTGACCGAGGCGCTCGGCGCCCGGATCGCCGAACGGGAGGGCGACGGCGAGGAGTACGGCACGCTCGGGCAACTGCTGTGCGACGCCGGCGGGCACGCGGCGAGCTGCCTGGACCAGCCGCCGGAGGCCGACCCGGACGGGCTCGGCGGCGACTGGTCCGGGGGCGGGCGGGTCGAACGGCTCGGTGAACTGGGCGAGCTGGAGCCCGTCCTGGCCGAGCTGGCGGTGCTGCTGAACGAGGCGTCCGAGACGCTGGTGGTGCTCGCCTGCGGGGCCGATACGGAGAGCCTGTACTGGTGCTGCATTGACGGGGTGGACGCCACGGCGGAGTGCAAGGACCTGGTCGCCGAGTTGCTGCGGGCGGTGCGCCGGGAGGCGGGCGTCGAACCGCCGGACGAGGACGCAGGGGCGGACGGTCGCGCCGCCGGTCAGTCCGGGGAGCCATCGGCCGACGCAGAGGGCCGCGGCGGCGCAGGGTGCTGCGGTGGCGGTGGCGGTGGCGGTGGCGGTGGCGGGGACGGCGACGCCGGCTGCGGAGGGTGCTGCGGCGCCGGTGGCGCCGGTAGCGCCGGTGGGGGTGGCGCGGCCCGGCGGGCGGAGCGGGCGACGCTGGTCGTCCCGCTGGGCCCGCCGGTCGGTGGCGCCGGTGATCGGGCCCCGGATCGGGTTCCGGCTCAGGCCCGGGAGGAGTGCTCGCCGGATCCGTTGCGGTCGCCGGTGCGCGCCGCGGAGGAGCGCAGGTCGGAGTCGAGCCCCGCCAGGTCGGTGTTGATCGAGGCGAGCAGCTCCTGCATCTGCTCCAGCAGGCTGGTCGGCGGGGTCGGCGCCCCGGCGGGGGTGCCCGCGGGGGTGCCCGCGGTGGTGGGCGGCTCGGTCCAGGGCTCGGACATCAGGGGCCCCTTCAGCTCGGTGGTGCGACGTGAGGCGACGGGTGTCGGCGCCGCCGGTCCAACGAGGTCCCGGGCCGACCGGTCACCGGGGACCACCCGTTGA
- a CDS encoding 3' terminal RNA ribose 2'-O-methyltransferase Hen1 produces MFISISTTGTAERPATDLGFLLHKHPAKVQRFSTAHGVAHVFYPEATDTACTAALLLEVDPLALVRQGRGKGRGGSPDLALAQYVNDRPYAASSLLAVALRTVYRSAMKGVCEQRPGLAEHPLPLRIELPAVPVGGAEGGATAMVGRLFEPLGWSVDAAAVPLDSAFPAWGDSRYAKVSLTGELRLADALQQLYVLLPVLDGAKHYWVAPDEVDKLLAAGQGWLADHPELDLITRRYLSRRWSLTRLAMERLALARLAESDDREAEELDNAVDDVPETETGSAVEAVQAETATVAVAEKPQPLAVQRREAILAALAETGAARVLDLGCGQGELVGALLKDARVTEVLGLDVSSRALSAAARKLRLDRMSERQASRVRLVQGALTYTDARLKGYDAAVLSEVIEHLDLPRLPALEFAVFGSARPTAVVVTTPNVEYNVRWETLPAGHVRHSDHRFEWTRAEFTGWAEQVAGKYGYTVTVRPVGPLDAEVGAPTQLALFRLDNPASEGSATR; encoded by the coding sequence GTGTTCATTTCGATCTCCACCACGGGCACGGCCGAGCGGCCTGCCACCGACCTGGGATTCCTGCTGCACAAGCACCCCGCCAAGGTGCAGCGGTTCTCCACCGCTCACGGCGTCGCGCACGTCTTCTACCCCGAGGCGACCGACACCGCCTGCACGGCCGCCCTCCTGCTGGAGGTCGACCCGCTGGCGCTGGTCCGGCAGGGCCGGGGCAAGGGCCGCGGCGGCTCGCCCGACCTCGCGCTCGCCCAGTACGTCAACGACCGGCCGTACGCCGCGTCCTCGCTGCTCGCGGTGGCGCTGCGGACGGTCTACCGGTCGGCGATGAAGGGCGTCTGCGAGCAGCGGCCGGGCCTGGCGGAGCATCCGCTGCCGCTGCGGATCGAGCTGCCCGCGGTACCGGTCGGCGGGGCGGAGGGCGGCGCCACCGCCATGGTCGGCCGGCTCTTCGAGCCGCTCGGCTGGAGCGTCGACGCCGCCGCGGTCCCGTTGGACTCCGCCTTCCCGGCGTGGGGCGACTCGCGCTACGCGAAGGTGTCGCTCACCGGCGAGCTGCGGCTCGCCGACGCGCTGCAGCAGCTGTACGTGCTGCTCCCGGTGCTGGACGGCGCCAAGCACTACTGGGTCGCGCCGGACGAGGTGGACAAACTGCTCGCGGCCGGCCAGGGCTGGCTCGCGGACCACCCGGAGCTCGACCTGATCACCCGGCGCTACCTCTCCCGTCGCTGGTCGCTGACCCGGCTGGCGATGGAGCGGCTGGCGCTGGCCCGGCTCGCCGAGAGCGATGACCGGGAGGCCGAGGAGCTGGACAACGCGGTCGACGACGTCCCGGAAACGGAGACGGGTTCGGCGGTCGAGGCGGTCCAGGCTGAGACGGCGACAGTGGCGGTGGCGGAGAAGCCGCAGCCGCTGGCCGTGCAGCGACGGGAGGCGATCCTGGCCGCGCTCGCCGAGACCGGGGCGGCCCGGGTGCTCGACCTGGGCTGCGGCCAGGGCGAACTGGTCGGCGCCCTGCTGAAGGACGCCCGGGTGACCGAGGTGCTGGGGCTGGACGTGTCCTCCCGGGCGCTGTCCGCCGCCGCCCGCAAGCTGCGGCTGGACCGGATGTCGGAGCGTCAGGCGTCCCGGGTCCGGCTGGTCCAGGGCGCGCTCACCTACACCGACGCCCGGCTCAAGGGCTACGACGCCGCCGTGCTGTCCGAGGTGATCGAGCACCTCGACCTGCCGCGGCTGCCGGCCCTGGAGTTCGCGGTGTTCGGCTCCGCGCGGCCGACCGCGGTCGTGGTCACCACCCCGAACGTCGAGTACAACGTCCGCTGGGAGACCCTCCCGGCCGGGCACGTCCGGCACTCGGACCACCGCTTCGAGTGGACCCGGGCCGAGTTCACCGGTTGGGCGGAGCAGGTGGCCGGAAAGTACGGGTACACCGTCACTGTCCGCCCCGTCGGGCCGCTGGACGCCGAGGTCGGCGCCCCGACCCAGCTGGCCCTGTTCCGCCTCGACAACCCCGCCTCGGAAGGGAGCGCGACCCGATGA
- a CDS encoding polynucleotide kinase-phosphatase, translating into MTTDAQPTARRLPVTDLSLVVLIGTSGSGKSTFARRHFKSTEVVSSDFCRGLVADDENDQSASADAFDLLHYIVGKRLAAGRLTVVDATNVQPEARKQLIALAREHHVLPIAIVLDVPAEVCTERNRTRPDRQLPKHVIPRQQRELRRSLRGLEREGFRKVHVLHGVAEVESAEIVSEKRYNDLRHLTGPFDIVGDIHGCRAELETLLVRLGWTLTRDAEGRPVDAVHPEGRTAVFVGDLVDRGPDTPGVLRLVMGMVEAGHAICVPGNHENKLGRWMDGRKVTVAYGLQESIDQLAAEPEEFRARVREFMRGLVSHYLLDGGALVVCHAGLPEKYHGRNSGRVRSHALYGDTTGETDEYGLPVRYPWAEEYRGKALVVYGHTPVPTASFVNNTICLDTGCVFGGSMTALRYPEREVVSVPAEREWYAPVRPLHTDAPGAREGRPLDLGDVAGRRIVETAHHGRVSIREENAAAALEVMSRFALDPRLLAYLPPTMAPSATSRRDGYLEHPEEAFHAYRHDGVRQVVCEEKHMGSRAVVLVARDGSALDKRFGLSGPGAIWTRTGRAFLNDEELTAAVLDRVRAAAERAGLFEELATGWLLLDAELMPWSLKAAELLRRQYAAVGAAAGAALPEVLAALEQADGRGLDVAELTARQRQRAADAEAFTEAYRRYCWPTEGLSGIRLAPFQVLAAEGANLAVQPHDRHLAWIDRMVAADDPAAPILRHTGRLLVDTEDEASVAAGIAWWEELTAAGGEGMVVKPLASLARGQNGQVVQPGVKVRGREYLRIIYGPDYTQYLDQLRQRFLGHKRSLALREYALGLEALDRLAGNEPLWRVHEPVFAVLALESEPVDPRL; encoded by the coding sequence ATGACCACCGACGCACAGCCCACCGCCCGTCGGCTCCCCGTCACCGACCTCTCCCTGGTCGTGCTGATCGGCACCAGCGGCTCCGGCAAGTCGACCTTCGCCCGACGGCACTTCAAGTCGACCGAGGTGGTCTCCTCCGACTTCTGCCGCGGCCTGGTCGCCGACGACGAGAACGACCAGTCGGCCTCCGCCGACGCCTTCGACCTGCTGCACTACATCGTCGGCAAGCGGCTGGCCGCCGGCCGGCTCACCGTGGTGGACGCCACCAACGTCCAGCCGGAGGCCCGCAAGCAGTTGATCGCCCTGGCCCGGGAGCACCACGTGCTGCCGATCGCCATCGTGCTCGACGTGCCCGCCGAGGTCTGCACCGAGCGCAACCGCACCCGCCCCGACCGGCAGCTGCCGAAGCACGTCATCCCGCGTCAGCAGCGCGAGCTGCGCCGCTCGTTGCGCGGCCTGGAGCGCGAGGGCTTCCGCAAGGTGCACGTGCTGCACGGCGTCGCCGAGGTGGAGTCCGCCGAGATCGTGTCGGAGAAGCGGTACAACGACCTGCGCCACCTGACCGGCCCGTTCGACATCGTCGGTGACATCCACGGCTGCCGCGCCGAGCTGGAGACCCTGCTCGTCCGGCTCGGGTGGACGCTCACCCGGGACGCCGAGGGCCGCCCGGTCGACGCCGTGCACCCCGAGGGCCGGACGGCCGTGTTCGTCGGCGACCTGGTCGACCGCGGCCCGGACACGCCGGGCGTGCTGCGCCTGGTGATGGGCATGGTCGAGGCCGGCCACGCGATCTGCGTCCCCGGAAACCACGAGAACAAGCTCGGCCGCTGGATGGACGGCCGCAAGGTCACCGTCGCGTACGGCCTGCAGGAGTCGATCGACCAGCTGGCCGCCGAGCCGGAGGAGTTCCGCGCCCGGGTCCGGGAGTTCATGCGCGGCCTGGTCAGCCACTACCTGCTGGACGGCGGCGCGCTGGTGGTCTGCCACGCCGGTCTGCCGGAGAAGTACCACGGCCGCAACTCCGGCCGGGTCCGCTCGCACGCGCTGTACGGCGACACCACCGGTGAGACCGACGAGTACGGCCTGCCGGTCCGCTACCCGTGGGCGGAGGAGTACCGGGGCAAGGCCCTGGTCGTCTACGGCCACACGCCGGTGCCCACCGCGAGCTTCGTCAACAACACCATCTGCCTGGACACCGGCTGCGTCTTCGGCGGCAGCATGACCGCGCTGCGCTACCCCGAGCGGGAGGTCGTCTCCGTCCCGGCCGAGCGCGAGTGGTACGCGCCGGTGCGCCCGCTGCACACCGACGCCCCGGGCGCCCGGGAGGGCCGGCCGCTCGACCTGGGCGACGTGGCCGGCCGGCGGATCGTGGAGACCGCCCACCACGGCCGGGTCTCGATCCGGGAGGAGAACGCGGCCGCCGCACTGGAGGTGATGAGCCGCTTCGCGCTCGACCCGCGGCTGCTCGCGTACCTGCCGCCGACCATGGCGCCGTCCGCCACCTCCCGGCGGGACGGCTACCTGGAGCACCCCGAGGAGGCCTTCCACGCCTACCGGCACGACGGCGTCCGGCAGGTGGTCTGCGAGGAGAAGCACATGGGTTCGCGGGCGGTCGTGCTGGTCGCCCGGGACGGCAGCGCGCTCGACAAGCGGTTCGGCCTGAGCGGTCCCGGCGCGATCTGGACCAGGACCGGGCGCGCCTTCCTCAACGACGAGGAGCTGACCGCCGCCGTCCTCGACCGGGTCCGCGCCGCCGCCGAGCGGGCCGGGCTGTTCGAGGAGCTGGCCACCGGCTGGCTGCTGCTGGACGCCGAGCTGATGCCGTGGTCGCTGAAGGCCGCCGAGCTGCTGCGCCGCCAGTACGCGGCGGTCGGCGCGGCCGCCGGTGCCGCGCTGCCCGAGGTGCTGGCCGCCCTGGAGCAGGCCGACGGGCGCGGCCTGGACGTGGCCGAGCTGACCGCCCGCCAGCGGCAGCGCGCCGCCGACGCGGAGGCCTTCACCGAGGCGTACCGCCGGTACTGTTGGCCCACCGAGGGCCTGTCCGGGATCCGGCTCGCGCCCTTCCAGGTGCTTGCCGCGGAGGGTGCCAACCTGGCCGTCCAGCCGCACGACCGGCACCTCGCCTGGATCGACCGGATGGTCGCCGCCGACGACCCGGCCGCGCCGATCCTGCGGCACACCGGGCGGCTGCTGGTCGACACCGAGGACGAGGCCTCGGTCGCGGCCGGCATCGCCTGGTGGGAGGAGCTGACCGCGGCCGGCGGCGAGGGCATGGTGGTCAAGCCGCTGGCCTCGCTGGCCCGCGGGCAGAACGGCCAGGTGGTCCAGCCCGGGGTGAAGGTGCGCGGGCGGGAGTACCTGCGGATCATCTACGGCCCCGACTACACGCAGTACCTGGACCAGCTGCGCCAGCGGTTCCTCGGCCACAAGCGCTCGCTCGCGCTGCGCGAGTACGCGCTCGGCCTGGAGGCGCTGGACCGGCTGGCCGGGAACGAGCCGCTGTGGCGGGTGCACGAGCCGGTGTTCGCGGTGCTCGCGCTGGAGTCGGAGCCGGTTGATCCCAGGCTCTGA
- the dapD gene encoding 2,3,4,5-tetrahydropyridine-2,6-dicarboxylate N-succinyltransferase: protein MTAESSSTLASGAVAAGLATIAADGTVLDTWFPAPELAAAPGPAGTVRLSAEEAEQALGAGAAEALRPDARRGVEVVAVRTVISSLDEKPLDAHDAYLRLHLLSHRLVKPHGQNLDGIFGLLANVAWTSIGPVPVAGVEQARLAVRAQGGQLAVYGIDKFPRMTDYVAPTGVRIAHADRVRLGAHLAEGTTVMHEGFVNFNAGTLGTSMVEGRISAGVVVGDHSDIGGGASIMGTLSGGGKQVVSVGERCLLGANAGIGISLGSDCVVEAGLYVTAGTRVTTPDGKVAKAVELSGQDNLLFRRNSQSGAVEVIARSGSWGGLNADLHAHN, encoded by the coding sequence GTGACTGCTGAATCCTCCTCCACCCTCGCGAGCGGCGCTGTCGCCGCCGGTCTGGCGACCATCGCCGCCGACGGCACCGTCCTCGACACCTGGTTCCCCGCCCCCGAGCTCGCCGCGGCCCCCGGCCCGGCCGGCACCGTCCGGCTGAGCGCCGAGGAGGCCGAGCAGGCCCTCGGCGCCGGCGCCGCCGAGGCGCTGCGCCCCGACGCCCGCCGCGGCGTCGAGGTGGTCGCCGTGCGCACCGTGATCTCCTCGCTGGACGAGAAGCCGCTGGACGCGCACGACGCCTACCTGCGCCTGCACCTGCTCTCGCACCGCCTGGTGAAGCCGCACGGCCAGAACCTGGACGGCATCTTCGGCCTGCTCGCCAACGTCGCCTGGACCTCCATCGGCCCGGTGCCGGTGGCGGGCGTCGAGCAGGCCCGGCTCGCGGTGCGCGCGCAGGGCGGCCAGCTCGCCGTGTACGGCATCGACAAGTTCCCGCGGATGACCGACTACGTCGCCCCGACCGGCGTGCGGATCGCCCACGCGGACCGGGTGCGCCTGGGTGCGCACCTGGCCGAGGGCACCACCGTGATGCACGAGGGCTTCGTCAACTTCAACGCCGGCACCCTGGGCACCTCGATGGTCGAGGGCCGGATCAGCGCGGGCGTCGTGGTCGGCGACCACAGCGACATCGGCGGCGGCGCCTCGATCATGGGCACCCTGTCGGGCGGCGGCAAGCAGGTCGTCTCCGTCGGCGAGCGCTGCCTGCTCGGTGCCAACGCGGGCATCGGCATCTCGCTCGGCAGCGACTGCGTGGTGGAGGCCGGCCTGTACGTCACCGCCGGCACCCGGGTCACCACCCCGGACGGCAAGGTCGCCAAGGCCGTCGAGCTGTCCGGCCAGGACAACCTGCTGTTCCGCCGCAACTCGCAGAGCGGCGCGGTCGAGGTGATCGCCCGCTCCGGCTCTTGGGGCGGTCTGAACGCGGATCTGCACGCGCACAACTGA